A genome region from Nitrosopumilus oxyclinae includes the following:
- a CDS encoding V-type ATP synthase subunit E, translating to MDKSHPLTNLALEQTIDKILNQTQKDIESSIDSALNDTNQTLDDAIPKLDKEYDKIIADGKKEADKIEKQIIGGADIEARNKQLMALEASVDKVFTKALDQITNNDRSGDYANLIKSLLDESTRILGTSEVIVTANSKDRDVVQSALSGFPGSELSPDTIECIGGVIIKSKDGAMTFDNTLDARIERLKPLIRKDIAAKFGVNN from the coding sequence ATGGATAAAAGCCACCCATTGACAAATCTTGCTTTAGAACAAACTATTGATAAAATCCTTAATCAAACTCAAAAAGATATTGAATCAAGCATAGATTCTGCTTTAAATGACACAAATCAAACTCTTGATGATGCTATTCCTAAACTAGACAAAGAATATGACAAAATTATTGCAGATGGTAAGAAAGAAGCAGATAAAATTGAAAAGCAGATTATCGGTGGTGCTGATATTGAGGCCCGAAATAAACAACTTATGGCATTAGAGGCCTCAGTTGATAAGGTCTTTACAAAGGCATTAGATCAAATTACAAATAATGATCGCAGTGGTGATTATGCTAATTTGATTAAGTCATTATTAGATGAATCAACTCGAATTTTGGGTACATCTGAAGTTATAGTAACTGCAAATTCTAAAGATCGTGATGTTGTTCAATCTGCACTATCTGGATTTCCTGGATCTGAATTATCACCAGATACCATTGAATGTATTGGTGGTGTAATTATCAAATCTAAGGATGGAGCAATGACATTTGATAATACTCTTGATGCAAGAATTGAACGTCTGAAGCCTTTAATTAGGAAAGATATTGCAGCAAAATTCGGAGTGAATAATTAG
- a CDS encoding porin PorA family protein: MGKFTLAAVLGVGFLIMILWFFFAIPELVNTYDVYEFSSENIGFIQLADEVGAPLSDPIKMIFVEDGKVIEDSGNQILLRTTYTYKDILSDEIFWFVELDEKIEQTTRQYVDKPGHAMFPYNLQQKDYKVYDIGGAIMDYDFIRTTEINGLEVYEFSGETTFDISDIYPDFEKQIFEDYSSTAFIEPETGIEVSFTEKFTDYAIIDGQKIPILEAWDGPTEFSQKTLVQKAQSQKIIHQLYHQIVPILIAIGTLIVFVTIFSRSKVVTKQKQIVKLKQVETRKDEFSSMIAHELKTPLVPIKSYLDMIISGKIGQLTPQQIEKLEIVRSSANSLNKLIDDLSDVQKLDTGNMKIHPEDNSLSEIINETVIKLEPDFNKKGIKVNLELHQVRCLCDKSRVSQILLNLLTNAIDFTPSFDGKITISLSKDDDYAKLSVEDNGSGIPNDKLEQIFQKYYQVDSSMKREYGGTGLGLSITKGIVEMHGGKIQVESEMGKFTRFTIFLPFTPKNSQSFDSPKIKS; this comes from the coding sequence ATGGGAAAATTTACTTTGGCAGCAGTATTGGGGGTAGGATTTTTAATTATGATTTTATGGTTTTTCTTTGCAATTCCAGAATTGGTGAATACATATGATGTTTATGAATTTTCTAGTGAAAATATTGGGTTCATTCAACTTGCTGATGAAGTTGGAGCACCATTATCAGATCCAATAAAGATGATTTTTGTTGAGGATGGTAAGGTAATCGAAGATAGTGGTAATCAGATTCTTTTGCGTACAACATATACTTACAAAGATATTCTTTCTGATGAAATTTTTTGGTTTGTTGAACTTGATGAAAAAATAGAACAGACTACTCGTCAATATGTAGACAAACCTGGACATGCAATGTTCCCATATAATTTACAACAAAAAGATTACAAAGTCTATGACATTGGTGGAGCGATAATGGATTATGATTTCATTAGAACAACAGAAATTAATGGTTTGGAAGTGTATGAATTTTCCGGAGAAACAACTTTTGATATTTCAGATATATATCCTGATTTTGAAAAACAAATTTTTGAAGATTATTCATCTACTGCTTTTATTGAACCTGAAACTGGAATTGAAGTATCCTTTACAGAAAAATTTACTGATTATGCAATTATTGATGGTCAAAAAATTCCTATTTTAGAAGCATGGGATGGACCTACAGAATTTTCTCAAAAAACACTTGTCCAAAAGGCACAATCTCAAAAAATAATTCATCAACTATATCATCAAATTGTTCCAATACTGATTGCAATTGGAACATTAATTGTTTTTGTAACTATTTTTTCAAGATCAAAAGTTGTAACCAAACAAAAACAAATTGTTAAACTCAAACAAGTTGAAACGAGAAAAGATGAATTTTCATCTATGATTGCCCATGAACTAAAAACTCCGTTAGTTCCAATTAAGAGCTATTTGGATATGATAATTTCTGGTAAAATTGGCCAACTAACCCCCCAACAAATAGAAAAATTGGAAATTGTACGCTCAAGTGCAAATTCTTTGAATAAGCTTATTGATGATTTATCTGATGTTCAGAAACTTGATACTGGAAATATGAAGATTCACCCAGAGGATAATTCATTATCTGAAATTATTAATGAAACTGTAATCAAACTAGAACCTGATTTTAACAAAAAAGGAATTAAAGTAAATTTAGAATTACATCAAGTAAGATGTCTTTGTGACAAATCTAGAGTTTCTCAAATTCTTTTGAATTTACTTACAAATGCTATCGATTTTACTCCATCATTTGATGGTAAGATAACAATTTCATTATCAAAAGATGATGATTATGCGAAATTATCCGTAGAAGATAACGGTTCAGGAATACCTAATGACAAACTAGAGCAAATTTTCCAAAAATACTATCAGGTTGATTCTTCAATGAAGCGAGAATATGGTGGTACTGGATTAGGATTATCAATTACAAAAGGTATTGTAGAAATGCATGGAGGAAAAATCCAAGTTGAATCAGAAATGGGTAAATTCACTAGATTTACTATTTTCTTACCATTTACTCCTAAAAATTCCCAATCATTTGATTCACCAAAAATTAAATCTTAG
- a CDS encoding V0D/AC39 family V-type ATPase subunit — protein sequence MGKNVYASVKSYSQRGKLLKKADLQTLAESRDLEELMTRIKNTIYGDAISNVQKPYTSQGIESGLRGHLAGVHYSIAKTAGDSDILDAYYMKFIISNLKQILKGKVLGKSQEEIETHINLRAEELIKQRDVIIKALVSKDLEETVASLNSVQFGDEISKAATLYNETKNLQVFDTYFDKILYQQLGRALKNTRDREVIKLVGMDVDFYNLLSVIRGKFWGLDDSQIEDLIVSQTPSIPKELLQRMMAAATIRDAFAELSNTKYKNLIPDVENELDAVAQFERSFEMAIYNSSASSFTKMFNFATIIGITKLTAFEVRNLAAIAYAVEQKIATDITMSKLIVKE from the coding sequence ATGGGTAAGAATGTCTATGCATCTGTAAAATCATACAGCCAAAGAGGAAAATTACTAAAAAAGGCTGATTTGCAGACTTTGGCAGAATCAAGAGATCTTGAAGAATTAATGACTCGAATTAAGAATACAATTTATGGCGATGCAATTTCAAATGTTCAAAAGCCATACACTTCTCAGGGTATTGAATCTGGTTTAAGAGGTCATTTAGCAGGAGTTCATTATTCTATTGCAAAGACTGCAGGAGATTCAGATATTTTAGATGCATATTATATGAAATTCATTATTTCAAATTTAAAACAAATTCTCAAAGGTAAAGTTTTAGGAAAATCTCAAGAAGAGATTGAGACTCACATTAATCTCCGTGCAGAAGAATTAATCAAACAAAGAGATGTAATAATCAAAGCATTAGTTTCAAAAGATTTGGAAGAAACAGTTGCCAGTTTAAACTCAGTTCAATTTGGTGATGAAATTTCAAAAGCAGCTACTTTGTACAATGAAACAAAGAATCTTCAAGTTTTTGATACATATTTTGATAAAATTTTATATCAACAATTAGGACGTGCTTTGAAAAACACTAGAGACAGAGAAGTGATAAAATTAGTTGGAATGGATGTTGACTTTTACAATCTACTGAGTGTCATCAGAGGTAAGTTCTGGGGGTTAGATGATTCACAAATTGAAGATTTAATTGTTTCACAAACTCCATCAATTCCTAAAGAGCTACTTCAAAGAATGATGGCAGCTGCAACAATTAGAGATGCATTTGCTGAATTATCAAATACAAAATACAAGAATTTGATTCCTGATGTTGAAAACGAATTAGATGCTGTAGCTCAATTTGAAAGATCATTTGAGATGGCAATTTACAATTCATCAGCAAGTTCATTTACCAAAATGTTCAATTTTGCCACAATCATAGGAATTACAAAATTAACAGCTTTTGAAGTAAGGAATTTAGCAGCAATTGCTTATGCAGTAGAGCAAAAAATTGCTACTGATATCACAATGTCAAAACTAATTGTAAAAGAATAG
- a CDS encoding V-type ATP synthase subunit A, whose amino-acid sequence MAAQGRIVWVSGPAVKADGMSDAKMYETVTVGNSKLVGEVIRLTGDVAFIQVYESTSGLKPGEPVVGTGNPLSVLLGPGIIGQLYDGIQRPLRELSKASGSFIGRGITTSAVDMTKKYHFVPTASNGDEVSAGNIIGTVQETDLIEHSIMLPPDHPGGKLSNLVSEGDYDLETVMATAEKDGQSVPIKMYHKWPVRKPRPYNKRYDPTVPLLTGQRVIDTFFPIAKGGTGSIPGAFGTGKTVTLHQIAKWADSQVVVYIGCGERGNEMTEVLVEFPHLKDPRSGKPLMDRTVLVANTSNMPVAAREASIYTGVTIAEYYRDMGKDVVLVADSTSRWAESLREMSGRLEEMPAEEGYPSYLASRLAEFYERAGRVQASGSPERDGSVTLIGAVSPSGGDFTEPVTTHTMRFIKTFWALDAKLAYSRHYPSINWMNSYSGYLADIAKWWSENISEDWFSIRSETYGILQREDTLKEIVRLLGPEALPDEEKLILEVARMVKIGLLQQNSFDDVDTYCSPEKQFKLMKLLVDFYKKGQQALKEGTALSDIRELSIVSSLLKARMDVKDDEMPKLEQLDKDMQEQFKAISGVKISN is encoded by the coding sequence ATGGCTGCTCAAGGTAGAATTGTTTGGGTCAGTGGCCCAGCTGTAAAAGCAGATGGTATGTCTGATGCAAAAATGTATGAGACTGTAACTGTAGGAAATTCAAAATTAGTAGGCGAAGTTATTCGATTAACCGGAGATGTAGCATTTATTCAAGTATACGAATCAACAAGTGGATTAAAACCAGGTGAGCCTGTAGTTGGTACTGGAAACCCACTTAGTGTATTATTAGGTCCTGGAATTATTGGACAACTTTATGATGGAATTCAAAGACCACTAAGAGAATTATCTAAAGCATCTGGTTCTTTCATTGGAAGAGGAATTACAACATCTGCAGTTGACATGACAAAAAAATATCATTTTGTTCCAACTGCAAGTAATGGCGATGAAGTTTCTGCAGGAAATATCATTGGTACTGTTCAAGAAACTGATCTTATAGAACACTCAATTATGTTACCACCAGATCATCCAGGTGGAAAACTTTCAAACCTTGTATCTGAAGGAGATTATGATTTAGAAACTGTAATGGCTACTGCTGAGAAAGATGGACAATCAGTTCCAATCAAAATGTATCACAAATGGCCTGTACGAAAACCACGTCCTTACAATAAAAGATATGATCCAACCGTACCACTCCTAACTGGACAACGTGTTATTGACACATTCTTCCCAATTGCAAAGGGAGGAACTGGTTCAATTCCTGGAGCATTTGGAACAGGAAAGACTGTTACATTACACCAAATTGCAAAATGGGCTGATTCTCAAGTTGTTGTTTACATTGGTTGTGGTGAAAGAGGAAATGAAATGACTGAAGTATTAGTTGAATTCCCACATCTTAAAGATCCACGTAGTGGAAAACCATTAATGGATAGAACTGTCCTTGTAGCAAATACTAGTAACATGCCAGTAGCAGCAAGAGAAGCAAGTATCTACACTGGTGTTACAATTGCAGAGTATTACAGAGACATGGGTAAAGACGTTGTACTTGTTGCAGATTCTACAAGTAGATGGGCTGAATCACTTAGAGAGATGAGTGGAAGATTAGAAGAGATGCCTGCAGAAGAAGGTTATCCATCATATTTAGCATCTAGATTAGCAGAATTTTATGAAAGAGCAGGCCGTGTTCAAGCATCTGGTAGTCCAGAACGTGACGGTTCAGTTACTTTGATTGGTGCAGTATCTCCATCTGGTGGTGACTTTACAGAGCCTGTGACAACTCACACAATGAGATTTATCAAAACTTTCTGGGCATTGGATGCAAAACTTGCATACTCTAGACACTATCCATCAATTAACTGGATGAACAGCTATTCTGGTTATCTTGCAGACATTGCAAAATGGTGGAGTGAAAACATTAGTGAAGATTGGTTTAGCATTAGAAGTGAAACATATGGAATTTTACAAAGAGAAGATACACTAAAAGAAATTGTCAGACTCTTAGGTCCAGAAGCTTTACCTGATGAAGAAAAACTAATTCTTGAAGTTGCAAGAATGGTAAAGATTGGTTTGTTGCAACAAAACTCATTTGATGATGTCGATACTTATTGTAGTCCTGAAAAACAATTCAAATTAATGAAATTATTAGTTGACTTTTACAAAAAGGGACAACAAGCACTCAAAGAAGGTACAGCATTATCTGACATACGTGAATTGTCTATAGTATCCAGTTTGCTCAAAGCAAGAATGGATGTCAAAGATGATGAGATGCCAAAACTTGAACAATTAGATAAAGATATGCAAGAACAATTCAAAGCAATTTCAGGAGTGAAAATATCAAATTGA
- a CDS encoding ammonium transporter — MNSRNYKYALLLVAAVSITAVGAMSQAYAQSVDDGMDGYVKGTSGIYTGNTSECWYEEDGSMLPCKIDTGDTAWMLTATSLVLFMSPGVGFFYGGLARSKNVVNVLGMTLIVMGLMSVQWVLWGYSLAFGGIDSDANMFMGNLDYVGFNMVSPYAPLGEAGPCADTWSAAYQMNAMVEGDVCSQGWPGTVPHQLFAMFQATFAIITPILIIGGLIDRIKFSALIIFVLLWGTFVYDPIAHWVWGGGYIGGGSLDLDPELSPSYALDFAGGTVVHITSGFAALAGALVLGRRLGYGKVPMEPHNIPMVVLGAGILWFGWFGFNAGSEVMVDGITVSAWTVTNTATGMAAITWVLMSWAHTGKPSIVGAASGAVAGLVAITPASGWVGPMAAIIIGIAAGTVCYACIAFKSARKWDDALDVWGVHGMGGLTGAILTGTLASPHIWDTGDGIGAWTGTAEGMEQQAISIIGAAISIGYAFGVTIVILKVMDAVWPGGIRVTPKEEEIGLDLAQHGERAYVNE; from the coding sequence ATGAATTCTAGGAACTACAAGTATGCTCTATTACTTGTAGCCGCAGTATCTATCACAGCAGTTGGTGCTATGTCTCAGGCATATGCACAAAGTGTTGATGATGGTATGGATGGATATGTCAAAGGAACCAGTGGAATTTACACTGGTAACACTAGCGAATGTTGGTATGAAGAAGATGGCAGCATGCTACCTTGTAAAATTGATACAGGTGATACAGCATGGATGCTTACAGCAACATCTTTGGTACTCTTCATGTCCCCAGGTGTCGGCTTCTTTTATGGCGGTTTAGCCAGATCAAAGAACGTCGTCAATGTACTTGGTATGACCTTAATCGTAATGGGTCTAATGTCAGTACAATGGGTTCTATGGGGTTACTCACTAGCATTTGGTGGAATTGATTCAGATGCAAACATGTTCATGGGAAATCTCGACTATGTCGGATTTAACATGGTATCACCATACGCACCATTAGGTGAAGCAGGTCCATGTGCAGACACATGGTCAGCAGCTTACCAGATGAATGCAATGGTTGAAGGAGATGTTTGTAGTCAAGGTTGGCCTGGTACAGTACCTCACCAACTATTTGCAATGTTCCAAGCAACATTTGCAATAATTACACCAATTCTAATTATTGGTGGATTAATTGACAGAATCAAATTCAGCGCATTAATCATATTCGTTCTCTTATGGGGAACCTTCGTTTATGATCCAATAGCACATTGGGTCTGGGGAGGCGGATACATAGGAGGAGGTTCACTTGATCTCGATCCAGAACTATCACCATCGTATGCACTTGACTTTGCAGGTGGTACTGTAGTACACATTACTTCAGGATTTGCTGCATTGGCAGGAGCCTTAGTCCTTGGCAGAAGACTTGGATATGGCAAAGTGCCAATGGAACCACACAATATCCCAATGGTAGTCCTCGGAGCAGGAATACTCTGGTTTGGATGGTTTGGTTTCAACGCAGGAAGTGAAGTTATGGTAGACGGCATTACCGTCAGCGCATGGACTGTTACAAATACAGCAACTGGTATGGCTGCAATAACTTGGGTGCTCATGTCTTGGGCACATACAGGAAAACCAAGTATTGTTGGAGCTGCATCAGGAGCAGTAGCAGGATTGGTAGCAATCACACCAGCCTCTGGTTGGGTAGGTCCAATGGCTGCGATTATAATCGGTATTGCAGCTGGTACAGTTTGTTATGCATGTATCGCATTCAAGAGCGCACGCAAATGGGACGACGCATTAGATGTATGGGGAGTACACGGAATGGGTGGTCTTACAGGTGCAATTTTGACTGGTACATTAGCTAGTCCACACATTTGGGATACTGGAGACGGTATCGGTGCATGGACTGGTACAGCAGAAGGAATGGAACAGCAAGCAATCAGCATCATTGGTGCTGCAATATCAATAGGCTATGCCTTTGGTGTTACAATTGTAATCCTTAAAGTAATGGATGCCGTATGGCCGGGCGGAATCAGAGTCACTCCAAAAGAAGAGGAGATTGGTCTCGATTTGGCACAGCATGGCGAAAGAGCATACGTTAACGAATAG
- a CDS encoding V-type ATP synthase subunit I — MVVADLKLGSLILPRSDSPRAISRLTEFEWFHKIDTENDIVTPEIDDLLLDAQQTYQSIDDVVKGLGIPPMVGILEIMFKGTTIKKKDYEIDEIEGMVDDLKKRTPAIIDEPSKLLEEQTSLKRSLEEYTSLKETLEIAKKLSIDLSGFGLMKYFYTNLFVINSADYEEISRALEGITFYKYELASKEKAAILVISSTADSDKTLKVLRGFNANPFVIPEGISQVPSEAYALAESKIKELTEKQKANTKQIAKITKKIRRDILAIHEEAQVAKDVLETIRKPSGTKHFAVIQGFIPSKMEEKFKDSTKQWMSVVEDITDPKLKEEIPTLFDNKKFVKTFEVITESQGIPKHGEADPTPMIALMWPIFYGLMFADMGHGLLLMGMGLLFKVKGQGTLSRWGMLIAISGASAAIAGVGAGEAFGFHLDHMGPLEGLLEEGGALHSVSWIVGILSVAELTFDQVINILKVSLFIGIVHLVWAMVLRVKRLAAEGHKFVMFMEAIPNITLYGGIVVIMMCAIGANYDVMNMYSKVHTEAVPWVTIFLGEWAEVWIITRIAVVIIITSMVLMMVGGVMHAKKHPEDGGSAANVVMEVFLGKTVESLAHTISYARLGIMLLVHAALLMTVNNAFQSLGGASSGAAMAMIIGGNLGIMMIEGLIVYIQSLRLHLYEFFTKWYDGGAQPFRQIRPELIYNQFVWKKK, encoded by the coding sequence TTGGTTGTGGCCGATCTAAAGCTTGGAAGTTTGATTTTACCAAGAAGTGACTCTCCAAGAGCAATTTCTAGATTAACTGAATTTGAATGGTTTCACAAAATTGATACTGAAAACGACATAGTCACACCAGAAATTGATGATTTACTATTAGATGCTCAGCAAACTTACCAATCTATTGATGATGTGGTTAAAGGGCTAGGCATTCCTCCAATGGTCGGAATTTTAGAAATTATGTTCAAAGGTACAACAATCAAAAAGAAAGATTATGAGATTGATGAAATAGAAGGAATGGTTGATGATCTTAAAAAGAGAACACCAGCAATAATTGATGAACCATCTAAACTATTAGAAGAACAAACATCACTGAAACGCTCACTTGAAGAATACACATCACTTAAAGAAACATTAGAAATTGCAAAAAAGCTAAGCATTGATCTTTCAGGATTTGGATTAATGAAGTATTTTTACACAAATCTTTTTGTCATAAACTCTGCTGACTATGAAGAAATTAGCAGAGCATTAGAAGGAATTACATTTTACAAATACGAATTAGCAAGTAAAGAGAAAGCAGCAATTCTTGTAATTTCTAGTACAGCCGATTCTGATAAAACCCTCAAAGTACTAAGAGGATTTAATGCAAATCCATTTGTAATTCCAGAAGGAATATCTCAAGTTCCATCTGAAGCATATGCATTAGCAGAATCAAAAATTAAAGAATTAACTGAGAAACAGAAAGCAAATACAAAACAAATTGCAAAGATCACAAAAAAGATTAGACGAGATATTTTAGCAATTCATGAAGAGGCTCAAGTGGCCAAAGATGTTCTAGAAACAATTAGAAAACCATCAGGAACAAAGCATTTTGCAGTAATTCAAGGATTCATTCCATCTAAAATGGAGGAGAAATTCAAAGATTCAACTAAACAATGGATGTCAGTAGTTGAAGATATCACTGATCCAAAATTAAAAGAAGAAATCCCAACATTATTTGATAATAAAAAATTCGTGAAAACTTTTGAAGTAATTACAGAAAGTCAAGGTATTCCAAAACATGGAGAAGCAGATCCAACTCCAATGATTGCTCTAATGTGGCCAATTTTCTATGGACTAATGTTTGCAGACATGGGTCACGGTCTATTGCTAATGGGAATGGGATTATTATTCAAAGTAAAAGGACAAGGTACACTTTCAAGATGGGGCATGTTAATTGCAATATCTGGTGCTTCAGCTGCTATAGCAGGTGTTGGTGCAGGTGAAGCCTTTGGATTCCATCTAGATCATATGGGACCATTGGAAGGTTTGTTAGAAGAAGGCGGAGCATTACATTCAGTTAGTTGGATTGTAGGTATTCTTAGTGTAGCAGAATTAACATTTGATCAAGTCATTAACATACTCAAAGTTTCATTATTCATTGGAATTGTCCATTTGGTTTGGGCAATGGTTCTAAGAGTAAAGAGATTAGCTGCAGAAGGTCACAAGTTTGTTATGTTCATGGAAGCAATTCCTAACATTACACTTTATGGTGGAATTGTAGTCATCATGATGTGTGCAATTGGAGCTAACTATGACGTGATGAACATGTATTCCAAAGTTCACACAGAAGCAGTTCCTTGGGTTACAATTTTCTTAGGAGAATGGGCTGAAGTGTGGATAATTACAAGAATTGCAGTTGTGATAATTATTACTTCAATGGTCTTGATGATGGTTGGTGGTGTAATGCATGCTAAGAAACATCCTGAAGATGGAGGTTCGGCTGCAAATGTGGTTATGGAGGTATTTCTTGGAAAGACAGTAGAAAGTTTAGCACATACAATTAGTTATGCTCGATTAGGAATCATGTTACTTGTACACGCCGCATTGCTCATGACAGTCAACAATGCATTTCAATCACTTGGAGGTGCAAGTTCAGGTGCTGCAATGGCAATGATAATTGGAGGAAACTTGGGAATTATGATGATTGAAGGATTGATTGTGTACATCCAGTCTCTCAGATTGCACTTGTACGAATTCTTTACAAAATGGTATGATGGTGGAGCACAACCATTTAGACAAATTAGACCAGAGTTGATTTACAATCAATTTGTTTGGAAGAAGAAATAG
- a CDS encoding sulfurtransferase has translation MLISTTQLNSILDDSDVIIADTRSFKEYSEGHIPGAVHLDLFAFHWIDTTQKGIENFNNQSQNLLSFLGVTPEKKVIFYDSVSGMLAARGVWMLMYFSHENVSMLDGGITKWKQENLSLETKPNGFKPSKFSGKINSDIISGFEYVRDNLDNLKILDARSSGEYDGTIIRAAQSGHIPNSINIDWNQNITKDGTFKNDEELSKMYEIPKDTEIITYCQGAYRAANSFLVLKKLGFKNVRVYLGSWGEWGNKPELPVEK, from the coding sequence ATGTTAATCTCTACAACTCAACTCAATTCAATTTTAGATGACTCTGATGTTATCATAGCTGATACACGCTCTTTCAAAGAATATTCTGAAGGACATATTCCAGGAGCCGTTCATTTGGATTTATTTGCATTTCATTGGATTGATACAACACAAAAAGGAATTGAAAATTTCAACAATCAATCTCAAAACCTTCTTTCATTTCTTGGGGTAACACCAGAAAAGAAAGTTATTTTTTATGATTCAGTTTCTGGAATGCTTGCAGCTAGAGGAGTTTGGATGCTGATGTATTTTTCACATGAAAATGTTTCAATGCTTGATGGAGGAATAACAAAATGGAAACAAGAAAATCTCTCTCTTGAGACAAAACCTAATGGTTTCAAACCATCTAAATTTTCAGGAAAAATAAATTCAGATATTATTTCAGGATTTGAGTATGTTCGAGATAATCTTGATAATCTGAAAATCCTTGATGCCCGTTCTAGTGGAGAATATGATGGAACTATAATCAGAGCGGCTCAATCTGGTCATATACCAAATTCCATCAATATTGATTGGAATCAAAATATCACAAAAGATGGTACTTTCAAAAATGATGAAGAATTATCAAAAATGTATGAAATTCCTAAAGATACTGAAATCATCACTTATTGTCAAGGGGCATATAGGGCTGCCAATTCATTTTTGGTTTTGAAAAAATTAGGATTCAAAAATGTTCGAGTTTATCTTGGGTCATGGGGTGAATGGGGAAATAAACCTGAATTACCGGTTGAAAAATAA
- a CDS encoding Dna2/Cas4 domain-containing protein has product MMGDRDFRSIVENAIDSIGKELEIKIDSANIQTIHLHEVVQCLRRSYYDRIDPEEVQRKGFNELLSGLLRKLQYGSDPKEFDIDDIKLKGQVDMLIDDSIFLFRGATTELENPLANDVLYLNACMWIYDKPDGIIVYITGDRKETSFSISRNKKMFEEIIRRVRVLNDLLKEQKTPILEPSSECSDCQYYERCFMKKKNAKQLDLAEMLGFGKKD; this is encoded by the coding sequence ATGATGGGAGATAGAGATTTTCGAAGTATTGTTGAAAATGCAATAGACTCCATTGGAAAAGAGCTAGAAATTAAAATTGATTCAGCAAATATTCAGACTATACATCTACATGAGGTTGTGCAATGTCTGAGAAGGTCATATTATGATAGAATCGACCCTGAAGAAGTTCAGAGAAAAGGATTCAATGAACTTCTTTCAGGATTACTTAGAAAATTACAATATGGAAGTGATCCAAAAGAATTCGACATCGATGATATCAAACTAAAGGGTCAAGTTGACATGCTTATTGATGACTCCATATTCTTGTTCAGAGGAGCAACAACAGAGTTAGAAAATCCGCTAGCAAATGATGTTCTTTATCTGAATGCATGTATGTGGATTTATGATAAACCAGATGGAATTATTGTATACATAACTGGAGATAGAAAAGAAACATCATTTTCCATTTCACGAAATAAAAAAATGTTTGAGGAAATTATTCGAAGAGTTAGAGTTCTAAATGATCTTTTAAAAGAGCAAAAAACTCCAATTTTAGAACCATCATCGGAATGCTCCGATTGTCAGTATTATGAAAGATGTTTCATGAAAAAGAAAAATGCCAAACAATTAGACCTAGCAGAAATGTTAGGATTTGGCAAGAAAGATTAA